The genomic region TCCCTTCCGCTTCGGAAAGCAAGCGTGCTTGTCGATGGGGATTCGGATAGCCTGTTATTACAGCATCGCCGGTTGCCGGATGGCGGTTCGCTTGTTTTTTTGAGCAACCAGGAAAACCGCGAAATCTCGGGGTGGCTGAAACTTGCCGGCAAAAATACGGATTTCACCGGTTTTTTCAAACTGAATCCGGAAACGGGAGCTGCAGCATCGCTCGCCGCCGGGTACCGTGACGGCCAATGGATGATTCCGGTTCGACTTGCACCATACGAATCCTGTTTGCTTGAAACGGATACCGCTCCGTCCCAAAAGCGTGCGGTTGTTAAAGAGACGGCTTGGGCGTTGCTGCTCGATCCTTCCGGTAACTGGAGAATCGAACTGCCGCAGGAAAACATCGCCCGGCTGGAGCAATATCGATTGTATTTGCCGAATGCGGATCGGGCGTTCCCCATTATGCCGAAGACGTTTATCGACCAATGCGCCGATTTGGCCGAATGCCAGACTTTCCCGCTGCGCTTTCGGCAAATGTTCGGCACGCCGATTCGCATCGCCCTCGCTTATCCGCTCCAGGTACGGTATGAAACGGAATTTACTGTCCAACACATGCCCAATACCTGTTCGTTGTTAATGGATCGCGGGGCGGTCGCGGGCAAAAGTGCCATCTATCTAAACGGGAAACTGCTGTCCTGGAAGGATGCGAAAACCCGGTTTGTGTATGATCAGCACAATGTTGTCATGAATATCCGCCCGCTGCTAATGCCGGGAATGAACCGGCTGACCCTGAAGGTCGAAATTGGGCGGGATGATCACGGCCTGCTGGAGCCTTTTTACCTGATGGGGGATTTTGGCGTTGAATTTGCCGAGCATGCCGCGAATCCCGTAATTGTCGCTATGCCTGAGCAAGGCGCACCGGTCGGAGACGAATCGGCCGGGTATCCGCATTACCCCGGCGTAGTCGCATATCGGCGCAGCTTCACACTTGATCGCCTGCCGCGTGAACCTCTATTCGATTTGCGGTTTGCAAAAGGCGACGAAGTGCTGCACGATACGCTGGAAGTCCGAATTAATGGACAGCCGCTGGGTGTGCGAGCCTGGACGCCTTATTGCTGGCGCGGCGACAGCAGCATTTTGCGGGAGGGTGAAAATATGCTTGAAGTCCGCGTGGCCAGATCGCTTTGCGGCCTGCTTGAAGGCAAAAAGTTCGATTATGATGCGCATGCGCTAACCAAGCCGGGGAATTAAAATGCCTTGGCCGCCTGCCGATCTGAAGTGAAATTTATCATGCCGTTTTATGTCCTAGTTCGCCGCACTTTGCGCTCGGCTCATTTCTGCGCACATGAGAATGAACGCGCCGACGCCGTGCAAGTCGTTCTCGCTCGTGGGCCGGGCGATATAGTGCGCATAGTCGCCGATACCGGTGCCGATGCAAATATTCCCGATGATCACGCGGCCGTTCTCATCGAACTTCAGCATATCAATTATCCCTTGATAGCCCTTCCAGGCATATGGTAGATATCCGGAATCCAGGAAGCCCATGCGCACGGCTTTGGCAATCGCATGAACGTATAACGCCGTGCAGGAGCTTTCCAACCAATTATCGGGACGATCACCCTTGTCAACGACTTGGTACCATAAGCCTGTGGCGGCATCCTGGTATTTCGTCAAGGCAACGAGAAGGTCCTGCAGGATATGAACCAACGCCGGTTTATCTTTATGGTCAGCGGGCAGATAATCAAACATTTCCAGCAGTGCAACCGGATACCATCCGATGGCGCGGCCCCAGAACTCGGGGGCCAAGCCGGTTGCAGGGTCCGCCCAAGCCGCGGCTTTTGTTTCATCCCAACCGTGGTACAGCAAGCCCGTAACGGGATCCTTCGTGTGTTTGGCCATCAAGAGCGCTTGAAAAGTCATCATGTCGAAATATTCGCTTTCGCCGAATGTCCGGCCAAACTGGACGGCGATCGGCCCAGCCATATACAACCCGTCCAGCCACATTTGATTCGGGCAACGCCCCTTGTGCCAAAATCCGCCAGATGGGTTGGTCGGCCATGACTTTAACAGCGGAACGAGCGTATAAAGAGCTTTCTTATATCGTTCGTCCCCCGTTTGCTCGTACAGATTGAAGAGGAGTACACCGGGTTGGATATCGTCCAATTCATCGGAGTTGAAGTGTTTAATGCTGCCATCCGCAAGAACCTGGCTGTCCACCCATCTTTTGATATAGTCGAAATAGCGTTTATTCCCGGTTGCCCGCCAGCATTTCTCCATACCGGACAGAAAAACGCCCTGGTGATAGTGGAAACGGTTTGGCGGTAACAATTCCGGCTCAAATTTTGCCATGATGGCCTCACATGCTTTTTCAGCCCATTGAATAGGCGTAAGAGGTTGTTTCATTGCATTCATCTCCCCTTTTTGTTTACGGTTAGCTTAGCACAAATATTTGTACAATTTTTGCCTGAACGAGTGATTTTATCTTATATTTTGCCGTTTTTAACTAGAGAATTTTAATTATAGTATGGCAATAGGAGTGGGGAGTTAAGGATGGACGAAACTCTGTTTGAAAATGTCGAGGGTACGTTTTCCATATCCTATCGCAAAGCGCAAAGCCACCATATGCCGCTCAGTCACTTCCACAGTACATACGAAATTCAT from Bacilli bacterium harbors:
- a CDS encoding glycoside hydrolase family 88 protein — translated: MNAMKQPLTPIQWAEKACEAIMAKFEPELLPPNRFHYHQGVFLSGMEKCWRATGNKRYFDYIKRWVDSQVLADGSIKHFNSDELDDIQPGVLLFNLYEQTGDERYKKALYTLVPLLKSWPTNPSGGFWHKGRCPNQMWLDGLYMAGPIAVQFGRTFGESEYFDMMTFQALLMAKHTKDPVTGLLYHGWDETKAAAWADPATGLAPEFWGRAIGWYPVALLEMFDYLPADHKDKPALVHILQDLLVALTKYQDAATGLWYQVVDKGDRPDNWLESSCTALYVHAIAKAVRMGFLDSGYLPYAWKGYQGIIDMLKFDENGRVIIGNICIGTGIGDYAHYIARPTSENDLHGVGAFILMCAEMSRAQSAAN